The Ornithinimicrobium faecis region CGCGAGGTAGGCGGCGGCGAGGGCGTCACGGTCGGCGGGGGAGACGGATCGCAAGGTAACGGCGGTTGGTGCGTTGGGTGCTGCGGGGGCGGTTGGGCGCCCGGCGAGCGGCAGGGCCATCAGGTCTGAGGGCATGGGTGTTCCGTTCGATGGGTCGAAAGAGTGGCTGGACCGGCATCAGGAACAGAACATGACACTGATCCTAGGAGGCGAGCGGCACGGGGCAACCGATTTTCGCGATGCCCACTGGACCGTCGGTGGTGGCGAGGCGCAGGATCAACGCAACGACTCGGCATACTCCTGGCTCATCCGGTCCACCTCACCCAGGATCCGGGCACCGGCGGCCTCGTCGGGGCTGACCGCGGTGGGGAAGCCGTCCTGGATCAGGACCGGGCTCCACGCGCTCTCGCGCACGCCCTCTGGGCCGAGGGTCAGGTGCAGCACGGCGCTGTCGGACTCGGTCCAGCCGTTCGGATAGTCGAAGACGAAGTTGCCCAGGCTCCAGGCGACCAAGCTGCCGTCGTCACGGCCGTGAGCCGCCTGCAACTGGTGCGGGTGCGCACCGAGCACGGCGGTCGCGCCGGCCCCCAGCGCTGCGTTGCCGGCGGCCTGCTGCTCGGGGCTGAGGTGCTCGGTGGACTCAAAGCCGCTGTGCAGCAACACGATCACGTGGTCGGCGTCAGTCTGTGCCGCCTGCACGTCCTCGGCGATCACCGTGGGGTCCGCCCAGGCGAGTCCGGGCGTGGTGTCGGTCGCAGTCCACTCCTGCGAGTCAAAACCGTTGCGCTCGACCGGCATCTGCAGATAGGCCAGGAAGGCGATGCGCATCCCGTTGCTCTCGAGGATGACCGGCTCACGGGCCGCCTCGATGGTCTGGCCGACGCCGACGTGGGCGATGTCCGCCTGCTCGAGCAACCCCGTGGTGGAGTCCATGCACTCGGGCCCGAAGTCGAGGATGTGATTGTTGGCCAGGCTGACCAGGTCGAACGACCCGTCGGTCAGCACGTCCAGGGACGAGGGGTCGGCCCGCAGTGGATACGCCTTGTCATCCGCGGTGCCACCGGTGCACAGGGGGCTCTCCAGGTTGCCGATGGTCAGGTCGGCGTCGTGCAGCTCCTCGCGCACCCCGGCCAGCACCGCATCGGTGCCCTGGGCCTGGATCCGGTCACCCACCTTGCGACCGAGCATGATGTCGCCCACGACGGCCAGGCGCACCTCTGTGTCCGGGGAGAGTGTGGACTGCGGATCCGCCGGCTCCGTGGTGGGCTCCGGAACGGCCTCAGCTTCGGCGGGCTCAGGCTCCTCAGTGGGCTCGCTCGAGTTGGCCGCCTGGGGCGGCGCAGGGGAGGGCTGGTTGCTCCCGCCACTGGTGCCCGACAGCGGGGCCGAGAGGGTGCAGAGCGCCAGCACCAGCGCGCCTGTGACGAGCACAGGGCGGCTGGCCGGGCGCGCAGGAACCCGGTGGCGCGGTCGTGACACGAGATGATCCCCCGAAGCAGGTGACTGAGTCGACCGAGGCTAACGCGGTCTGCCCAGTCACCCCAATCGCCGGGTCGCTGGCGGCTCAGAGGGCGGGTCAGTCCGTGAGGAGTTTCCACCCGAGTGCTCGGGCAGCGCGCCGGTCGAAGGTCACGGTCTCGGTCACCCCGAACAGTTCCATGGCTGCCTCAATCAACGCATCCGGGAAATCGGCCCCGGCCTCGGCAAGAGTGAGTGCGCGCACGACCCCTTCACCATCGTCGAACTCCAGGGAACGCGTCGAGACCAACTGTGAGACGGCGGCCAGGCACGTATCTCGGGGATAGTGGTAGGACCGCGAGAGGACCCAGTAGAACTCAGCCAGAGTCACTTGGGTGATGAAGCCGGGCGATTCCTCACTTAGCT contains the following coding sequences:
- a CDS encoding CapA family protein, with translation MLVTGALVLALCTLSAPLSGTSGGSNQPSPAPPQAANSSEPTEEPEPAEAEAVPEPTTEPADPQSTLSPDTEVRLAVVGDIMLGRKVGDRIQAQGTDAVLAGVREELHDADLTIGNLESPLCTGGTADDKAYPLRADPSSLDVLTDGSFDLVSLANNHILDFGPECMDSTTGLLEQADIAHVGVGQTIEAAREPVILESNGMRIAFLAYLQMPVERNGFDSQEWTATDTTPGLAWADPTVIAEDVQAAQTDADHVIVLLHSGFESTEHLSPEQQAAGNAALGAGATAVLGAHPHQLQAAHGRDDGSLVAWSLGNFVFDYPNGWTESDSAVLHLTLGPEGVRESAWSPVLIQDGFPTAVSPDEAAGARILGEVDRMSQEYAESLR
- a CDS encoding PIN domain-containing protein, with protein sequence MIGLDTNVLVRYVVQDDNAAFAVAARVMDQLSEESPGFITQVTLAEFYWVLSRSYHYPRDTCLAAVSQLVSTRSLEFDDGEGVVRALTLAEAGADFPDALIEAAMELFGVTETVTFDRRAARALGWKLLTD